The genomic stretch CGCGGAGGCCGCGTTCAACGTGATCATCCTCGGCGAGTACGGCGAGGAAGCGGGCATACGCCGTCGGTGACCGCTCCCTCGGCCGGCCGTCGGCTCAGCTCTCCGCAAGGATCTCGTCGGCGTCCACGATCCGGTAGGCGTAGCCCTGTTCGGCCAGGAAGCGCTGGCGGTGGGCGGCGAAGTCCTGGTCGATGGTGTCGCGGGCGACGACCGAGTAGAAGTGCGCCTGGTGGCCGTCGGCCTTCGGACGCAGGACCCGGCCGAGCCGCTGGGCCTCCTCCTGGCGGGAGCCGAAGGTTCCGGACACCTGGATGGCGACGGTGGCCTCCGGCAGATCGATGGAGAAGTTGGCGACCTTGGAGACGACGAGCACACTGATCTCGCCTTCCCTGAAGGCGTCGAAGAGCTTCTCGCGCTGGGCGTTGGACGTCTCGCCCTTGATGACGGGGGCGTTCAAGTGCTCGCCCAGTTCGTCGAGTTGGTCGATGTACTGGCCGATGACGAGGATCTGCTGCCCGGCGAACCGGCGCACGATCGCCTCCGTCACCTTCCGCTTCGTGTCCGTCGTCGCACAGAAGCGGTACTTCTCCTCCGTCTCGGCGGTCGCGTACGCCAGCCGCTCGGAGTCGGTGAGGTTCACCCGGACCTCGACACAGTCCGCCGGCGCGATGTACCCCTGCGCCTCGATCTCCTTCCACGGCGCGTCGAACCGCTTCGGCCCGATGAGGGAGAACACGTCCGACTCGCGGCCGTCCTCACGGACGAGGGTGGCTGTCAGACCGAGCCTGCGCCGTGCCTGCAGATCGGCGGTGAACTTGAAGACGGGAGCCGGCAGCAGATGCACCTCGTCGTAGAGGATCAGCCCCCAGTCCCGGGAGTCGAACAGCTCCAGGTGCGGGTAGACACCCTTCCGCTTGGTCGTCAGCACCTGGTAGGTGGCGATGGTGACCGGGCGGATCTCCTTCTTCGTCCCGCTGTACTCACCGATCTCGTCCTCGGTCAGCGAGGTCCGCTTCACCAGCTCGTGCTTCCACTGCCGGGCGGAGACGGTGTTGGTGACGAGGATGAGGGTGGTGGACTTCGCCTGGGCCATCGAACCGGCGCCGACCAGCGTCTTCCCGGCGCCGCACGGGAGCACTACCACCCCGCTGCCGCCGTGCCAGAAGTTCTCCACGGCCTGCTTCTGGTACGGCCTGAGCGCCCAGCCCTCCTCCAGCAGCTCGATCGGATGCGCCTCACCGTCGACGTACCCGGCGAGATCCTCGGCCGGCCAGCCCAGTTTCAGCAGCACCTGCTTGATCTGCCCGCGCTCGGACGGATGCACGACGACCGAGTCCGGGTCGATCCGCGCCCCCACCAGCGGGGCGATCCGCTTGGACTTCAGCACCTCCTCCAGCACCGGCCGGTCCGTGGTGGTGAGCACGAGCCCGTGCGCGGGGTGCTTGGACAGGGTCAGGCGGCCGTAGCGGTCCATGGTCTCGGCGATGTCGACCAGCAGCGCGTGCGGCACCGGATACCGGCTGTACTGCACCAGCGCGTCCACCACCTGCTCGGCGTCATGCCCGGCGGCGCGCGCGTTCCACAGCCCGAGCGGCGTGACCCGGTAGGTGTGAATGTGCTCGGGCGCCCGCTCCAGCTCGGCGAACGGCGCGATGGCCCGACGACAGTCGTCGGCCCGCTCGTGGTCGACTTCCAGGAGCAGGGTCTTGTCGGACTGGACGATCAGTGGACCATTCACGCGCGGTACACCCTTTCCATACGGCCAAACGTCCAGTGTGCCCTATTGGCCGATGATCAGGGTCAGTCCTCCGCCAGCTCCGCCACCCCCGTGATCCGGTGCAGGGGATAGGTGCGGACCTCGTCCGCCGTGTGGTCGTAGGCCGTGACGAAGCCGCCCTCGACGCGGACCGGGGCGATGACGCGCTGGCTGGCGGTGCCCTCGGCGTTGACGTAGCCGATCCAGAGGGACTCGCCGGTCAGGACGGCAGCCTGCATGGTGGCCAGGGTCTCGGCGGAGGAGGTGCGGGGCNNNNNNNNNNNNNNNNNNNNNNNNNNNNNNNNNNNNNNNNNN from Streptomyces roseochromogenus subsp. oscitans DS 12.976 encodes the following:
- a CDS encoding DNA repair helicase XPB, giving the protein MNGPLIVQSDKTLLLEVDHERADDCRRAIAPFAELERAPEHIHTYRVTPLGLWNARAAGHDAEQVVDALVQYSRYPVPHALLVDIAETMDRYGRLTLSKHPAHGLVLTTTDRPVLEEVLKSKRIAPLVGARIDPDSVVVHPSERGQIKQVLLKLGWPAEDLAGYVDGEAHPIELLEEGWALRPYQKQAVENFWHGGSGVVVLPCGAGKTLVGAGSMAQAKSTTLILVTNTVSARQWKHELVKRTSLTEDEIGEYSGTKKEIRPVTIATYQVLTTKRKGVYPHLELFDSRDWGLILYDEVHLLPAPVFKFTADLQARRRLGLTATLVREDGRESDVFSLIGPKRFDAPWKEIEAQGYIAPADCVEVRVNLTDSERLAYATAETEEKYRFCATTDTKRKVTEAIVRRFAGQQILVIGQYIDQLDELGEHLNAPVIKGETSNAQREKLFDAFREGEISVLVVSKVANFSIDLPEATVAIQVSGTFGSRQEEAQRLGRVLRPKADGHQAHFYSVVARDTIDQDFAAHRQRFLAEQGYAYRIVDADEILAES
- a CDS encoding WYL domain-containing protein, which translates into the protein PRTSSAETLATMQAAVLTGESLWIGYVNAEGTASQRVIAPVRVEGGFVTAYDHTADEVRTYPLHRITGVAELAED